One window from the genome of Phycisphaerales bacterium encodes:
- a CDS encoding efflux RND transporter permease subunit, which yields MLKAVIRFSLRYSTLVLIAAVMIVGYAGYRLPRMSVDVFPELNAPTVTIMAEAGGLAADEVEQYVTFPIETAVNGMSGVRRVRSASAIGLGIVWVDLEWGSDLFDARQLVAERLVTARENLPDEVEPFITPITSIAGEIMLISLSSPDGSVSPMQLRSYGEFDLRTKILAVPGVAQVVAIGGELPEYQVNVDQERLRLYDLTITDVVEAAGGAHSTASGGYLVNVDNFEIPIRQQSRVTRPEDIANTVIKYHEGVPVTIGQVAEVILGPAIKRGTASEGGEPAVVLSIQKSPGTNTLALTDSLDALFDQIEPTLPGGVVLNRDVVRQSHFIDRAVHNVTKVLGEAVIIVLVVLVLFLMNLRTTLITLTAIPISLAVGLLMMDAMNLGLNVMTLGGLTVAIGVLVDDAIIDVENVFRRLKQNRAMPEADKRPFTEVIFDASNEIRPAMVFATVIIVMVFVPLLFLQGLEGRFFQPLALTYMISILASLVVALTVVPAMCRFLLKGKLGGKHEDRDGFLVRLLKRAYEPSLRAAIRYRAWVLGTAAAVTAAALLLASTFGSSFLPSFNEGTFTVFLLAPPGTSIVESDRLATEVEKQLVQIEGVRSVSRRTGRAERDEHAEPVSNSEIEVTVDAGSDRFEVREQIDRILGAVPGITTMVGQPIEHRLSHVLSGTPAAIAINVFGEDLTELRDVAKAIEAELQGLPGARDVNANREVLITSLPIRYRHAELAAVGLSPADAAEQVREALYGEVVDTVNQGVRQYDLVVRLAPEERESIRQVRDLLLRGRGGATVRLSDVADIGPERSSNLITRENAQRKAVVSLNVAEGSNLGDLVAQVQERVDPIVQRAGMTVSYGGQFEAQQSASRTILVAGVAVVLIMLMLLQISTGSMRAAVLVMLNMPLALIGGIAAIYITEGGGLVHNTLALIGIGGPYIPPVVSIASLVGFITLFGIAVRNGILLINHYNHLMEAEGVPLGEAIVQGSMERLVPILMTAISAVLGLVPLALAAGEPGSELLAPLAIVTLGGLLTSTFLNLIVVPAGYSLVFGHKPERRPAEHPSVLTRLVGVFRRPKAITSKES from the coding sequence ATGTTGAAAGCCGTTATCCGCTTCTCGCTCCGCTATTCCACGCTCGTGCTCATCGCGGCGGTCATGATCGTCGGCTACGCCGGTTATCGCCTGCCGAGGATGAGCGTCGATGTGTTCCCCGAACTCAACGCCCCGACCGTGACGATCATGGCCGAGGCAGGCGGGCTCGCCGCCGACGAGGTCGAGCAGTATGTCACCTTTCCCATCGAGACCGCCGTCAACGGCATGTCCGGCGTGCGGCGGGTCCGCAGTGCCAGCGCGATCGGCCTCGGCATCGTGTGGGTGGACCTCGAATGGGGCTCGGACCTGTTCGATGCCAGGCAGCTCGTGGCCGAACGGCTCGTGACTGCTCGCGAGAACCTTCCCGATGAGGTCGAACCCTTCATCACCCCGATCACCTCCATCGCGGGCGAGATCATGCTGATCTCCCTGTCGTCACCCGACGGTTCCGTCAGCCCGATGCAGCTCCGCTCGTACGGCGAGTTCGACCTGCGGACCAAGATTCTCGCGGTGCCCGGCGTCGCCCAGGTCGTCGCGATCGGTGGCGAACTGCCCGAGTACCAGGTCAATGTCGATCAGGAGCGGCTGAGGCTCTACGACCTGACCATCACGGATGTGGTCGAAGCCGCGGGCGGCGCGCACAGCACCGCGAGCGGTGGCTATCTGGTGAATGTGGACAACTTCGAGATCCCGATCCGCCAGCAGAGCCGGGTGACGCGCCCGGAGGACATCGCCAACACGGTCATCAAGTACCACGAAGGCGTCCCCGTGACGATCGGCCAGGTCGCCGAGGTCATCCTCGGGCCGGCGATCAAGCGGGGCACCGCTTCTGAGGGGGGCGAGCCCGCCGTCGTGCTGTCCATCCAGAAGTCGCCGGGCACCAACACGCTCGCCCTGACCGACAGTCTTGATGCGCTGTTCGATCAGATCGAGCCGACGCTTCCCGGAGGCGTTGTGCTCAACCGAGATGTTGTCCGCCAGTCGCACTTCATCGACCGAGCGGTCCACAACGTCACCAAGGTGCTTGGCGAGGCGGTCATTATCGTGCTCGTCGTACTCGTCCTGTTCCTGATGAATCTGCGGACGACTCTCATCACGCTCACCGCGATCCCGATCTCACTGGCCGTCGGGCTGCTGATGATGGACGCGATGAACCTCGGGCTCAACGTCATGACGCTCGGCGGTCTCACGGTTGCGATTGGCGTGCTTGTCGATGACGCGATCATCGATGTGGAAAATGTCTTCCGACGCCTGAAACAGAACCGGGCCATGCCCGAGGCCGACAAGCGTCCCTTTACGGAGGTCATTTTCGACGCCAGCAACGAGATCCGACCGGCGATGGTCTTCGCCACGGTCATCATCGTCATGGTGTTCGTGCCGCTTCTCTTCCTGCAAGGGCTCGAAGGCCGCTTCTTCCAGCCCTTGGCACTCACCTACATGATCTCGATCCTCGCTTCACTGGTCGTCGCGCTGACGGTCGTGCCCGCGATGTGCCGGTTCCTGCTCAAGGGCAAACTCGGCGGCAAGCACGAGGACCGGGACGGATTCCTGGTCCGCCTTCTGAAGCGGGCGTACGAGCCGTCACTCCGGGCAGCCATTCGGTACCGGGCGTGGGTGCTCGGCACCGCCGCTGCCGTAACCGCCGCCGCACTCTTGCTGGCGAGCACATTCGGAAGCTCGTTCCTCCCGTCGTTTAACGAGGGCACGTTCACGGTCTTCCTGCTCGCTCCTCCCGGCACTTCGATCGTCGAGAGCGATCGGCTCGCGACGGAGGTCGAGAAGCAACTCGTCCAGATCGAGGGGGTCCGTTCCGTCTCCCGGCGTACCGGCCGGGCCGAACGTGACGAGCATGCCGAGCCGGTCAGCAACTCCGAGATCGAGGTCACCGTCGATGCGGGGAGCGACCGATTCGAGGTGCGTGAGCAGATCGATCGCATCCTCGGGGCGGTCCCAGGCATCACGACGATGGTCGGCCAGCCCATCGAGCACCGCCTCAGCCATGTGCTGTCAGGCACGCCCGCGGCGATTGCCATCAATGTCTTCGGTGAGGACCTCACCGAGCTTCGTGATGTCGCCAAGGCGATCGAGGCCGAACTCCAGGGCCTGCCGGGTGCTCGCGATGTCAACGCGAATCGTGAGGTCCTGATCACATCCCTTCCCATCCGCTACCGGCACGCCGAGCTCGCGGCGGTCGGTCTCAGCCCCGCCGACGCTGCGGAGCAGGTCCGCGAAGCTCTATATGGCGAGGTCGTGGATACGGTGAACCAAGGAGTGCGACAGTACGACCTTGTCGTGCGGCTCGCACCCGAGGAACGCGAGTCCATCCGGCAGGTCCGCGACCTGCTGCTCAGGGGCCGGGGTGGGGCCACCGTTCGTTTGAGCGATGTCGCTGATATCGGCCCCGAGCGATCGAGCAACCTCATCACCCGCGAGAACGCACAGCGCAAGGCGGTGGTGTCCCTCAACGTCGCCGAAGGGTCCAACCTCGGCGACCTCGTGGCCCAGGTGCAGGAGCGTGTCGATCCCATTGTCCAACGGGCCGGCATGACCGTGTCCTACGGCGGTCAGTTCGAGGCGCAGCAGTCGGCCTCCCGGACCATTCTCGTGGCGGGTGTTGCGGTCGTGCTCATCATGCTCATGCTGCTCCAGATCTCGACAGGATCAATGCGGGCCGCTGTGCTTGTGATGCTCAACATGCCCCTCGCGCTCATCGGCGGCATTGCGGCGATCTATATCACCGAGGGGGGTGGGCTGGTCCACAACACCTTGGCGTTGATCGGCATCGGTGGCCCGTACATCCCGCCCGTGGTGTCCATCGCCAGCCTCGTCGGCTTCATCACCCTCTTCGGGATCGCCGTTCGTAACGGCATCCTGCTCATCAATCATTACAATCACCTCATGGAAGCTGAGGGCGTCCCCCTCGGCGAGGCCATCGTCCAAGGGTCCATGGAGCGGCTCGTGCCGATCCTGATGACCGCGATCTCGGCGGTGCTCGGGCTCGTCCCGCTGGCGTTGGCCGCGGGTGAACCGGGCAGCGAACTGCTCGCGCCCCTCGCCATCGTCACCCTCGGAGGACTGCTGACCTCCACGTTCCTGAATCTCATTGTTGTCCCGGCGGGATACTCGCTCGTTTTCGGCCACAAGCCCGAGCGTCGTCCCGCTGAACACCCATCCGTGCTCACCCGGCTCGTCGGTGTGTTCCGCCGACCCAAGGCCATTACCTCAAAGGAGTCCTGA
- a CDS encoding efflux RND transporter periplasmic adaptor subunit translates to MNIMERAIAIALAAVLPLTLAACDGGSPKTSGEAEHGEADGHDHSSEAEAEATGSDRVAIPAAVRSNLGISFVKVERRRVEQTLRVPGRFEYLPTARREYRTAVPGRVELLVEQFDRVEAGQPLYRLDSPSWREMQQQLADAEAQIERLDARLETFEPLLAAHQQHEDSLHESVAVWNERVEQLQSVREAGGGRVDEFAQARASLASTRADLANVMEKKAELGADRQQTVADLRAARSRLDYLLDAASSVVSRSRDELARTVETPHGTEPVWATIAAIEVNASEAGVVEMLGLTNGSWADEKTPVVTVVQPDRLRFRASGLQSDLGVLRDGLTARIVPPTPTAAGRAVPLTETMDGTITLGLAGDPNARTLELFVVPDELKPWARPGVSAQLEIVTDSTASPELAIPLAAVQRDGLSPVIFRRNPSNPNEAIRIEADLGLDDGRWVALLSGLRDGDEVVLDGAFQLMLATSGSIQKGGHFHSDGTFHEGED, encoded by the coding sequence ATGAACATCATGGAACGGGCGATCGCGATCGCCCTCGCGGCAGTTCTGCCGCTGACACTGGCCGCCTGCGATGGCGGATCCCCGAAGACATCCGGCGAGGCCGAGCACGGCGAGGCGGATGGGCACGACCACTCGTCAGAGGCCGAGGCCGAGGCAACCGGGTCCGACCGTGTCGCGATCCCGGCCGCGGTGCGGTCGAACCTCGGGATCAGCTTCGTCAAGGTCGAGCGCCGGCGAGTTGAGCAGACCCTCCGCGTGCCGGGCCGGTTCGAGTACCTTCCCACGGCGCGACGCGAGTATCGCACGGCCGTGCCCGGGCGGGTTGAGTTGCTCGTCGAGCAGTTCGACCGGGTCGAAGCGGGCCAACCGCTCTACCGGCTCGATTCGCCGTCATGGCGGGAGATGCAGCAGCAACTGGCCGATGCTGAGGCCCAGATCGAGCGGCTGGATGCACGGCTTGAGACCTTCGAGCCGTTGCTCGCGGCGCACCAGCAGCACGAGGACAGCCTCCACGAGAGTGTCGCCGTCTGGAACGAGCGGGTCGAGCAGTTGCAGTCGGTCCGCGAGGCGGGCGGTGGCCGCGTCGATGAATTCGCCCAGGCCCGTGCGTCGCTCGCAAGCACCCGAGCCGACCTTGCCAACGTGATGGAAAAGAAGGCGGAACTCGGAGCGGACCGGCAGCAGACCGTTGCTGATCTCCGTGCGGCCCGGTCACGCCTGGACTATCTGCTCGATGCCGCCTCATCGGTCGTTTCTCGTTCGAGGGACGAACTCGCCCGGACCGTGGAGACGCCTCATGGGACCGAGCCCGTTTGGGCCACGATCGCCGCGATCGAGGTCAATGCGTCCGAAGCCGGCGTCGTGGAAATGCTGGGCCTGACGAACGGCTCGTGGGCGGACGAGAAGACACCCGTCGTCACCGTCGTGCAGCCCGATCGGCTCCGTTTCCGAGCGTCCGGGCTCCAGAGCGACCTGGGCGTGCTGCGGGACGGGCTCACGGCCCGGATCGTCCCACCGACGCCGACCGCCGCGGGACGCGCCGTGCCCCTGACCGAGACGATGGACGGCACGATCACACTTGGATTGGCAGGCGATCCCAACGCCCGCACGCTCGAACTGTTCGTCGTACCCGATGAACTCAAGCCCTGGGCCCGACCGGGCGTCTCGGCTCAACTTGAGATCGTGACCGACTCGACGGCTTCGCCCGAACTCGCCATCCCGCTCGCCGCTGTGCAGCGTGATGGGCTCTCGCCCGTCATCTTCCGTCGCAACCCGAGCAACCCGAACGAGGCGATCCGCATAGAGGCCGACCTCGGTCTCGACGATGGGCGTTGGGTCGCCCTGCTCAGTGGTCTTCGTGACGGCGACGAAGTCGTCCTCGACGGTGCTTTTCAGCTCATGCTCGCCACCAGCGGATCGATCCAAAAGGGTGGCCACTTCCACTCCGATGGCACGTTCCACGAAGGGGAGGATTGA
- a CDS encoding TolC family protein encodes MLPGLGSTFALIALAGCQSYERLPLELANHRAALDARLVATEPISDFVERLSEAGNQVPERFDPNDGLSTAEGEVLALFYNPDLRLARLDAGVALATFETAGLWEDPQFGFDGAEILSPSGPFEYGLTLSLTIPISGRLGVEKDRAGAAYETELRRIVDAEWSTRAAVRSAWASWSAASERLRLLREVIGQVERISAITDRLETAGELTRVEARLLRAELVETRADVAEAVFAEARARVELLGLMGLPPDAPVELLPALPPASIAEITDAIGRLIEANTTLAVRRAEYQVAEETLRLEVRKQYPDITIGTGYGSEDNDDRLLLGVSIPIPIHNANRAGIAEAKARREVARAAAETTFERLARELAMARAAYNASQKQRDAFERDLVPMLDEQASEVEQLIDLGEVNTLLLLETVTRRFEAKSRLLDLRLAETNAAIEITRLLGPDEPEMPAAVGPATDDDTTTVTTPHTAARGETPAEEASR; translated from the coding sequence ATGCTGCCGGGCCTCGGCTCGACATTTGCCCTGATCGCGCTGGCGGGCTGCCAGTCCTACGAGCGGTTACCGCTGGAGTTGGCCAACCATCGGGCCGCGCTCGATGCACGGCTCGTTGCCACTGAACCCATCTCGGATTTCGTTGAGCGGCTCTCCGAGGCCGGCAACCAGGTGCCGGAGCGGTTCGACCCGAACGACGGGCTCTCAACCGCAGAGGGCGAAGTGCTCGCCCTGTTCTATAACCCTGACCTCCGGCTCGCTCGCCTCGATGCCGGCGTCGCGCTCGCGACCTTCGAGACGGCGGGGTTGTGGGAGGACCCACAGTTCGGCTTCGACGGGGCGGAGATCCTCTCGCCGTCGGGGCCGTTCGAATACGGACTCACGCTGAGCCTGACGATCCCGATTTCGGGTCGGCTCGGCGTCGAGAAGGATCGGGCCGGGGCGGCGTACGAGACCGAGCTGCGGCGGATCGTCGATGCAGAATGGAGCACGCGGGCCGCGGTTCGCTCGGCCTGGGCGTCGTGGTCCGCAGCGTCCGAGCGGCTCCGATTGCTACGTGAGGTGATCGGTCAGGTCGAGCGGATCTCCGCCATAACCGACCGGCTGGAGACGGCGGGAGAACTCACGCGGGTCGAGGCTCGGCTCCTGCGGGCCGAGTTGGTCGAGACCCGTGCGGATGTTGCCGAGGCGGTGTTCGCAGAAGCCCGGGCCCGTGTCGAACTTCTCGGTTTGATGGGGCTTCCGCCGGACGCTCCGGTGGAGTTGCTGCCGGCGCTTCCGCCTGCGTCGATCGCCGAGATCACCGATGCGATCGGGCGACTCATCGAGGCGAACACCACCCTCGCGGTGCGGCGGGCCGAGTATCAGGTCGCCGAGGAGACACTCCGCCTGGAGGTCCGCAAGCAGTATCCGGACATCACGATCGGCACGGGCTATGGGAGCGAGGACAACGACGACCGACTCCTGCTTGGCGTGTCGATTCCGATACCGATTCACAACGCCAACCGGGCGGGCATCGCGGAAGCGAAGGCTCGCCGCGAGGTCGCTCGGGCCGCGGCGGAGACGACCTTCGAGCGTCTGGCCCGCGAACTCGCAATGGCCCGTGCCGCGTATAACGCCTCGCAGAAGCAGCGAGACGCGTTCGAGCGTGATCTTGTACCGATGCTCGACGAGCAGGCATCCGAAGTCGAGCAACTGATCGATCTTGGCGAGGTCAACACGCTGCTCTTGCTCGAAACCGTCACGCGACGGTTCGAGGCCAAGAGCCGTCTGCTCGATCTTCGTCTGGCCGAGACCAACGCGGCGATTGAGATCACTCGCCTGCTCGGCCCGGACGAGCCGGAAATGCCGGCTGCTGTCGGGCCAGCGACCGACGATGACACCACAACGGTAACCACACCACACACCGCGGCGCGAGGCGAAACGCCCGCCGAGGAGGCATCCCGATGA
- a CDS encoding cation transporter: protein MSGCDCAEDAVGLEQRTLIALLTINGVMFVAEVMVGWIAESTALLADSLDMLADATVYGIALYAASRSGGTQRTAARVSGVLQIALGLGVLVEVIRRTLFGSEPTSHLMIGAGAVALVANLICLRLIAKHREGGAHMRASWIFSKNDVIANTGVIVAGLLVMALGSRVPDLVVGSIVAAVVIRGGVQIWADSSRDAGVQN from the coding sequence GTGAGCGGCTGCGACTGTGCAGAGGACGCCGTTGGTCTGGAGCAGCGAACGCTCATAGCGCTACTCACGATCAACGGCGTGATGTTCGTTGCCGAGGTGATGGTTGGATGGATCGCGGAGTCCACCGCACTGCTGGCCGACTCGCTTGACATGCTGGCCGATGCCACGGTGTACGGCATCGCGTTGTACGCGGCGAGCCGGTCCGGCGGCACACAGCGGACCGCAGCGCGAGTGAGCGGCGTCCTTCAGATCGCGCTGGGTCTTGGAGTTTTGGTCGAGGTAATCCGCCGGACGCTGTTCGGCAGCGAGCCGACGAGTCATCTGATGATTGGGGCTGGGGCTGTCGCGCTTGTTGCAAATCTGATCTGTCTCCGGCTTATCGCAAAGCATCGCGAGGGCGGTGCGCACATGCGAGCGTCTTGGATCTTCTCGAAGAACGATGTCATCGCGAACACTGGTGTGATCGTAGCTGGGCTTCTCGTGATGGCATTGGGTAGCCGCGTTCCTGATCTCGTGGTCGGTTCGATTGTCGCCGCGGTTGTGATTCGTGGGGGCGTTCAAATCTGGGCGGACTCAAGCAGAGATGCGGGGGTTCAGAACTGA